One Methylosinus sp. C49 DNA segment encodes these proteins:
- the nikR gene encoding nickel-responsive transcriptional regulator NikR, which yields MQRVTMTIDDDLMAALDQYMEAGGHQNRSEAVRDLVRAGLLKKPKVDDRDRPCIGALVYLYDHETRQLSKRLMHDHHSHADLSIAALHVHVDAETCLEVSLLRGPKSEVEHFAQHVIGERGVRYGQLVVAPAEAHSPEGASTQKPHHGHSHA from the coding sequence ATGCAGCGTGTCACCATGACCATCGACGATGATCTCATGGCCGCTCTCGACCAGTATATGGAGGCCGGCGGGCATCAAAATCGGTCCGAGGCGGTGCGCGATCTGGTGCGCGCCGGCCTGCTGAAAAAGCCCAAGGTCGACGACCGCGACCGCCCTTGCATCGGCGCGCTCGTCTATCTCTACGATCACGAGACCCGGCAATTGTCGAAGCGGCTGATGCACGACCATCACAGCCACGCCGACCTCTCCATCGCCGCACTGCATGTGCATGTCGACGCCGAGACCTGCCTCGAGGTCTCGCTGCTGCGCGGCCCCAAATCCGAGGTGGAGCATTTCGCGCAGCATGTGATCGGCGAGCGCGGCGTGCGATATGGCCAGCTCGTCGTCGCCCCGGCCGAGGCGCATTCGCCGGAGGGCGCCTCCACGCAAAAGCCCCACCACGGCCACAGCCACGCTTGA
- a CDS encoding HupE/UreJ family protein has product MSWSSKCLPIVVAALLASIAPTFAHTADISTAKITPEKDRSYQVDVGFLATDLERIFSQTMAERAGVELSQPGVLETQIGKLVQRRVSMHDAEGHACAGRVDYAGEDPTNADSALVKLKLDCSSVPGQIFYDAKELLGAAGSRAKHLVTLTGDNAGETMLYPADPPLDLSKPLETVWQLMWKFVQAGVEHILTGYDHVCFLIAILLWATRVWPVVKIVTAFTVSHSITLSLAALDIVTLPSQWVEAAIAASIIYVAVENFVSRRVDGRWRDTFLFGFIHGFGFASSLKELGVPANAVLPALASFNIGVELGQVAIVLVFVPALLFIDKQTGGKRSPRLVYALSGVIALVGAYWLLERVGALDFILAHLGHSA; this is encoded by the coding sequence ATGAGCTGGTCGTCGAAATGCCTGCCGATCGTCGTCGCCGCATTGCTCGCATCGATTGCGCCGACCTTCGCCCATACGGCGGATATTTCCACCGCCAAGATCACGCCCGAGAAGGATCGTTCCTATCAGGTCGACGTCGGCTTTCTGGCGACCGATCTCGAGCGCATTTTCTCGCAGACCATGGCGGAGCGCGCCGGCGTCGAGCTGTCGCAGCCGGGCGTGCTGGAGACGCAGATCGGCAAGCTCGTTCAGCGCCGCGTCTCCATGCATGACGCCGAGGGACACGCCTGCGCCGGCCGCGTGGATTACGCCGGAGAGGATCCCACCAATGCGGACAGCGCGCTGGTGAAGCTGAAGCTCGATTGCTCCAGCGTTCCCGGCCAGATTTTCTACGACGCAAAGGAGCTGCTCGGCGCCGCCGGCTCCAGGGCCAAGCATCTCGTCACCCTGACCGGCGACAACGCCGGCGAGACCATGCTCTATCCCGCCGATCCGCCGCTCGATCTGTCGAAGCCGCTGGAAACGGTCTGGCAGCTGATGTGGAAATTCGTGCAGGCCGGCGTCGAGCATATTCTCACCGGCTACGATCATGTCTGCTTTCTGATTGCCATTCTTCTATGGGCGACGCGCGTCTGGCCGGTGGTGAAGATCGTCACCGCCTTCACCGTTTCCCATTCGATCACGCTGTCGCTGGCGGCGCTCGATATTGTGACGCTGCCGTCGCAATGGGTGGAGGCGGCGATCGCCGCTTCTATCATCTATGTCGCGGTCGAGAATTTCGTCTCGCGCCGCGTCGACGGGCGCTGGCGCGACACGTTTCTCTTCGGCTTCATCCATGGCTTCGGCTTCGCCAGTAGCTTGAAGGAGCTCGGTGTGCCGGCGAACGCCGTGCTGCCGGCGCTCGCCTCCTTCAACATAGGCGTCGAGCTCGGACAAGTGGCGATCGTGCTGGTCTTCGTGCCGGCGCTGCTCTTCATCGACAAGCAGACCGGCGGCAAGCGCAGCCCGCGGCTCGTCTACGCGCTGTCGGGCGTGATTGCTCTCGTCGGCGCCTATTGGCTGCTGGAGCGCGTCGGCGCGCTGGATTTCATCCTCGCGCATCTCGGCCATTCGGCCTGA
- a CDS encoding RNA pseudouridine synthase encodes MTPMTPDDLVSRLLYRDGLMLVVDKPAGLPVHRGPKGGENLEDHFDALRFGLPRAPALAHRLDRDTSGCLVLGRHRKALERLGRLFHDGRIKKTYWAIVEGAPSAEEGHIDMALGRLDSTRGWWMRPDPLGQPAQTDWRVLGRARDAQGNDLAFLELKPQTGRTHQLRVHCQAMGWPMLGDPVYGHGKRDGAPPLHLHAREIDIPMRENKERIVVRAPAPAHMREALALCGWRAEAE; translated from the coding sequence ATGACGCCCATGACACCGGATGATCTCGTCTCGCGCCTCCTCTATCGGGATGGGCTGATGCTCGTCGTCGACAAGCCCGCCGGCCTGCCCGTGCATCGCGGCCCCAAGGGCGGCGAGAATCTGGAGGACCATTTCGACGCGCTGCGCTTCGGCCTGCCGCGCGCGCCGGCGCTCGCGCATCGGCTCGATCGCGACACCTCCGGCTGCCTCGTGCTGGGCCGCCACCGCAAGGCGCTGGAGCGGCTCGGCAGACTGTTTCACGACGGGCGCATCAAAAAGACCTATTGGGCGATCGTCGAAGGCGCGCCTTCCGCGGAGGAGGGCCATATCGACATGGCGCTCGGCCGGCTCGATTCGACGCGCGGCTGGTGGATGCGTCCCGATCCGCTGGGCCAGCCGGCGCAGACGGATTGGCGCGTGCTGGGCCGCGCTCGCGACGCGCAGGGCAATGATCTCGCCTTCCTCGAGCTGAAGCCGCAGACCGGCCGCACGCATCAGCTGCGCGTTCATTGCCAGGCCATGGGCTGGCCCATGCTCGGCGATCCCGTCTATGGCCATGGCAAGCGCGATGGCGCGCCGCCGCTGCATCTTCACGCGCGCGAGATCGACATTCCGATGCGCGAGAACAAGGAGCGCATCGTCGTGCGCGCCCCGGCGCCCGCGCATATGCGCGAAGCGCTGGCGCTCTGCGGATGGCGCGCGGAGGCGGAATGA
- a CDS encoding GDSL-type esterase/lipase family protein has protein sequence MTTPVRICFFGDSFVNGTGDDDGLGWVGRLVSRARRGGRDVTAYNLGVRRDTSADIAARWREEARRRLPAGADARLLFSFGANDCVEEEAGRARVPLEETLVHAEQMLREAATLAPVLMVGPFLPGAARIDHLCPQLQKLCAELQIPYIEMRGFSARCGVLLQEAAAGDGAHPNSGGYAALADFIGAAPQWRDWLDGALTSAKDAPADR, from the coding sequence ATGACCACGCCGGTTCGCATCTGTTTTTTCGGCGACAGCTTCGTCAATGGAACCGGCGACGACGATGGTCTCGGCTGGGTGGGCCGGCTCGTCTCGCGTGCGCGCCGGGGCGGGCGGGACGTCACCGCCTATAATCTCGGCGTCCGCCGCGACACCAGCGCCGATATCGCCGCGCGCTGGCGCGAGGAGGCGCGCCGCCGTCTGCCGGCGGGCGCCGACGCGCGTTTGCTGTTTTCCTTCGGCGCCAATGATTGCGTGGAGGAGGAAGCGGGCCGTGCGCGCGTGCCGCTCGAGGAGACGCTAGTTCACGCGGAGCAAATGCTGCGCGAGGCCGCGACGCTCGCGCCCGTATTGATGGTCGGGCCGTTTCTGCCCGGCGCCGCGCGCATCGATCACCTGTGCCCGCAATTGCAAAAGCTCTGCGCCGAGCTGCAAATTCCCTATATCGAGATGCGCGGCTTCTCCGCGCGTTGCGGCGTGCTTTTGCAGGAGGCGGCCGCCGGCGACGGCGCCCACCCCAATAGCGGCGGCTATGCGGCGCTGGCCGATTTCATCGGCGCCGCGCCGCAATGGCGCGATTGGCTCGATGGCGCGCTCACGTCCGCCAAGGATGCGCCGGCAGATCGCTGA
- a CDS encoding heme-binding protein: MHVNIAAAEAAITAARKRAAELGTKMCIAVVDSGADLKAFYRMDDAWVGSIDIAIKKAKTAVFFGMPTGEIGKLSQPGGPLFGIEHSNDGLITFPGGLPIVDEDGVLVGAIGVSGSSVENDHAVAQAGVAVVGVSDLPAHPWRT; the protein is encoded by the coding sequence ATGCATGTCAATATCGCCGCGGCGGAAGCCGCCATCACCGCCGCACGCAAGCGCGCCGCCGAGCTGGGCACGAAAATGTGCATCGCCGTCGTCGATTCCGGCGCCGATCTGAAAGCCTTTTATCGCATGGACGACGCCTGGGTCGGCAGCATCGACATTGCGATCAAGAAGGCGAAGACGGCCGTCTTCTTCGGCATGCCGACGGGCGAGATCGGCAAGCTGTCGCAGCCGGGCGGTCCGCTCTTCGGCATAGAGCATTCCAATGACGGGCTCATCACATTCCCCGGCGGACTGCCCATCGTCGACGAAGATGGCGTGCTGGTCGGCGCCATAGGCGTCAGCGGCAGCTCGGTGGAGAATGACCACGCCGTCGCGCAGGCCGGCGTCGCCGTCGTCGGCGTCAGCGATCTGCCGGCGCATCCTTGGCGGACGTGA
- a CDS encoding mucoidy inhibitor MuiA family protein — MEATSTIDGVIVHPDAATVTRRATIDLPAGSATVLLKNLPFALDADSLRVSGEANGRVTIGAVEARLTPAETQAPDTAIEAKLKQLRGARESLQVTLDALAAKQAMIARYSQASPEKLGPETRPLAIGEWSGAFDAIASALTKTGEDLRGARVKAKELDDEIHALEAGTGARAPRRPSREVAIAVESASGGRLQLSLSYLVSGAYWRPAYDARLETSGAEGKPQLEFIRRAAVTQSTGEDWNDVTLSVSTTRAHRGAAAPDVQPQRVSFYEPPIVYAKPAAPVAMERQMRKSAEAPMAAAAAPEPAPVEQQTAALESTAFQASFKISGRVGAPGDGTTKSFILSSRRMTPTLAARIAPALDPTAFLEARILNEEDAPLLAGPVAVQRDGMHVGQSRIAFVAPGEAVQLGFGADDKIKVARAPVKRLENEPSWFGQTKYETRDFKTTVENLHDFIVPVTVVDQIPFSETTAITVETLPQTTAPTIKQIADKRGVMGWSFDAKPRETKELRLAYRVKWPAERDIVTQPAPITQR, encoded by the coding sequence GTGGAGGCGACATCGACGATCGACGGCGTCATCGTCCATCCCGACGCAGCGACGGTCACGCGTAGAGCGACGATCGATCTTCCCGCCGGCTCCGCGACGGTCCTCCTCAAAAATCTTCCCTTCGCGCTCGACGCCGATTCGCTGCGCGTCTCCGGCGAGGCGAATGGGCGCGTGACGATCGGCGCCGTCGAGGCGCGGCTCACGCCGGCGGAGACGCAGGCGCCGGACACGGCGATCGAAGCGAAGCTGAAGCAATTGCGCGGCGCGCGCGAGAGCCTGCAAGTGACGCTGGACGCGCTCGCCGCCAAGCAGGCCATGATCGCGCGCTATTCGCAGGCGAGCCCAGAGAAGCTCGGCCCGGAGACGCGGCCGCTCGCGATCGGCGAATGGAGCGGAGCCTTCGACGCCATCGCCTCCGCATTGACCAAAACCGGCGAGGACTTGCGCGGCGCCCGCGTCAAGGCGAAGGAGCTCGACGACGAGATTCACGCGCTGGAGGCGGGAACCGGCGCGCGCGCGCCGCGGCGCCCTTCGCGCGAGGTCGCCATAGCGGTCGAATCGGCGAGCGGCGGCCGGCTGCAATTGTCCCTCTCCTATCTCGTTTCCGGCGCCTATTGGCGGCCCGCCTATGACGCGCGGCTCGAGACCAGCGGCGCGGAGGGCAAGCCGCAGCTCGAATTCATCCGCCGCGCCGCGGTGACGCAGAGCACGGGCGAGGATTGGAACGATGTCACGCTCTCCGTCTCGACGACGCGCGCGCATCGCGGCGCAGCGGCGCCCGATGTGCAGCCGCAACGGGTGAGCTTTTACGAGCCGCCGATCGTTTATGCGAAGCCTGCGGCGCCCGTCGCGATGGAGCGGCAGATGCGCAAATCGGCGGAAGCGCCGATGGCGGCCGCTGCGGCGCCGGAGCCTGCGCCGGTGGAGCAGCAGACGGCCGCGCTGGAATCCACCGCCTTTCAGGCGAGCTTCAAAATCTCCGGCCGCGTCGGCGCGCCCGGCGACGGAACGACGAAAAGCTTCATTCTCTCCTCGCGCCGCATGACGCCGACGCTCGCCGCGCGCATCGCGCCGGCGCTCGATCCCACGGCCTTTCTCGAGGCGCGAATCCTCAATGAGGAGGACGCCCCGCTGCTGGCCGGCCCTGTCGCCGTGCAGCGCGACGGAATGCATGTGGGGCAGAGCCGCATCGCCTTCGTCGCGCCGGGCGAGGCGGTGCAACTCGGCTTCGGCGCGGATGACAAGATCAAGGTCGCGCGCGCGCCGGTCAAGCGCCTCGAGAATGAGCCGAGCTGGTTCGGCCAGACGAAATATGAGACGCGCGACTTCAAGACGACGGTCGAGAATCTGCATGATTTCATCGTTCCGGTGACGGTCGTCGATCAGATTCCGTTTTCGGAGACGACAGCGATCACGGTCGAGACGCTGCCGCAGACGACGGCTCCCACGATAAAGCAGATCGCCGACAAGCGCGGCGTGATGGGCTGGAGCTTCGACGCCAAGCCGCGCGAGACGAAAGAGCTGCGCCTCGCCTATCGCGTGAAATGGCCGGCGGAGCGCGACATTGTGACACAGCCGGCGCCGATCACCCAAAGGTGA
- a CDS encoding cytochrome c peroxidase — MALAARSRLSTLSRAFFFLLAAASPAASLESTTSDARAADEARLSQRELLGKRIFEDKTLSEPAGLSCASCHDPAKAFQGNNGSPIAALARGSRPDALGTRKTPSLAYVSFSPRFHFMKKKDEETGETELVPVGGQFWDGRADDLAAQVEGPLLNPREMNNPSKAAVVEKIKSGAYADLARRVYGEKLFESDAAFDKLARAVAAYESSERFHPFSSKFDDFLRGREKLTAEEAKGFALFKDKKKGNCIACHVGEEKSRHPQDWLFTDFSYDALGAPRNAAIPDNKDPAFVDLGLCKRDGLAKVAPKGYAIDGLCGQFKAPTLRNIAVTGPYLHNGAFASLRDVVAFYATRDTDPARWYPKKEGATAKYDDLPEKFHDNVNVKEVPYDRKPGETPRLDEGEIDAIVAFLHTLTDRPAPAAKAER, encoded by the coding sequence ATGGCGCTCGCCGCTCGATCGCGCCTCTCGACATTGTCGCGCGCATTTTTCTTTCTGCTCGCTGCGGCCTCGCCGGCGGCGAGCCTCGAATCGACGACGAGCGATGCGCGAGCGGCCGATGAGGCTCGCCTCTCGCAGCGGGAGCTGCTGGGGAAACGAATTTTCGAGGATAAGACTCTCTCGGAACCGGCGGGCCTCTCCTGCGCCTCCTGCCATGATCCCGCCAAGGCGTTTCAGGGCAATAATGGCTCGCCGATCGCGGCGCTGGCGCGCGGTAGCAGGCCGGATGCGCTCGGAACGCGCAAGACGCCCTCGCTCGCTTACGTCTCCTTCAGCCCGCGCTTTCATTTCATGAAGAAGAAGGACGAGGAGACCGGCGAGACCGAGCTGGTTCCCGTCGGCGGACAATTTTGGGACGGCCGCGCGGATGATCTCGCCGCGCAAGTGGAAGGGCCGCTGCTCAATCCGCGCGAGATGAACAATCCGTCGAAAGCCGCCGTGGTCGAGAAGATAAAATCCGGCGCCTACGCCGATCTCGCGCGGCGCGTCTATGGCGAAAAGCTCTTCGAAAGCGATGCGGCCTTCGACAAATTGGCGCGCGCGGTCGCCGCCTATGAGAGCAGCGAGCGCTTTCATCCCTTCTCGTCCAAATTCGACGATTTTCTGCGCGGGCGCGAGAAATTGACCGCCGAGGAGGCGAAGGGCTTCGCATTGTTCAAGGATAAAAAGAAAGGCAATTGCATCGCCTGCCATGTCGGCGAGGAGAAGTCGCGCCATCCGCAGGACTGGCTGTTCACCGATTTCAGCTATGATGCGCTGGGCGCGCCGCGCAACGCCGCCATACCGGACAACAAGGACCCGGCATTCGTCGATCTCGGCCTCTGCAAGCGCGACGGCCTCGCCAAGGTCGCGCCCAAGGGCTACGCCATCGACGGCCTCTGCGGGCAGTTCAAGGCGCCGACCTTGCGAAACATCGCCGTCACCGGCCCTTATCTGCACAATGGCGCCTTCGCCAGTCTGCGCGATGTCGTGGCCTTCTATGCGACGCGCGACACCGATCCTGCGCGCTGGTATCCCAAGAAAGAGGGCGCGACCGCGAAATACGACGATCTGCCGGAGAAGTTCCACGACAATGTGAACGTCAAGGAAGTTCCTTATGATCGCAAGCCGGGCGAAACGCCGCGGCTCGACGAAGGCGAGATCGACGCCATCGTCGCCTTTCTTCACACGCTGACCGACCGGCCCGCGCCCGCGGCGAAAGCCGAGCGATAG
- a CDS encoding DUF2165 domain-containing protein — protein sequence MIARIAKILLTACAGLLGLIAGLGNIFDYDTNFEVLRHVVSMDTTHADAALMSRAIVSDSLQRLLYAGIIATELAFGALCLYGALRLFGARKDEPARFESAKQCAIGGLALGFALYFFGFMIIGGEWFQMWRSIDWNFQQPAFRFIGSLGLILLFVAQPEAPRG from the coding sequence ATGATCGCCCGCATCGCCAAAATCCTGCTCACCGCCTGCGCCGGCCTGCTCGGCCTCATCGCCGGGCTCGGCAATATTTTCGATTATGACACGAATTTCGAGGTCCTTCGCCATGTCGTCTCCATGGACACGACCCATGCCGACGCCGCGCTGATGAGCCGCGCCATTGTCTCCGACTCGCTTCAGCGGCTGCTCTATGCCGGGATCATCGCGACGGAGCTCGCCTTCGGCGCGCTCTGCCTCTATGGCGCGCTGCGGCTATTTGGCGCACGAAAGGACGAGCCGGCGCGCTTCGAAAGCGCCAAGCAATGCGCCATCGGCGGCCTCGCGCTCGGCTTCGCGCTCTATTTTTTCGGCTTCATGATCATCGGCGGCGAATGGTTCCAGATGTGGCGTTCCATTGATTGGAACTTCCAGCAGCCGGCCTTTCGATTCATCGGCTCGCTGGGCCTCATCCTGCTCTTCGTCGCTCAGCCGGAGGCCCCGCGCGGCTGA
- a CDS encoding SGNH/GDSL hydrolase family protein: MTTIATLAQILFILVFFLLLFGALIAASDAGVRRAFRIALHRRVARLRAPRYAIVGDSLAAQCVWRPLRRRPFDVLRLCLGGATLKDIGAQIVEARMMGARCFIIDGGLNDLLFDAAPLAQIENDFRALLRRLPEDARGVLMLAPHVADAATAPRIDEINALMRALAEARGLAVVDLAPQLSHNGARRPEMTDDGLHFSPLAAKLWVHAAKERLLRDGLA; the protein is encoded by the coding sequence ATGACGACGATCGCGACATTGGCGCAAATTCTTTTCATTCTCGTCTTCTTCCTCTTGCTCTTCGGCGCGCTGATCGCGGCCTCCGACGCCGGCGTGCGGCGCGCCTTTCGCATCGCGCTGCATCGGCGCGTCGCACGTCTGCGTGCGCCGCGCTACGCCATCGTCGGCGACAGCCTCGCGGCGCAATGCGTTTGGCGCCCGCTCCGTCGGCGGCCCTTCGACGTGCTGCGCCTCTGCCTCGGCGGCGCGACGCTGAAGGATATAGGCGCGCAAATCGTCGAGGCGCGCATGATGGGCGCGCGCTGCTTCATCATCGACGGCGGCTTGAACGATCTTCTCTTCGACGCGGCGCCGCTCGCGCAGATCGAAAATGATTTTCGCGCGCTGTTGCGCCGCCTGCCGGAGGATGCGCGCGGCGTTCTGATGCTCGCGCCTCATGTCGCCGATGCTGCGACGGCGCCGCGCATAGACGAGATCAATGCGCTGATGCGTGCGCTCGCCGAGGCGCGCGGGCTCGCTGTCGTCGATCTCGCGCCGCAGCTCTCGCACAATGGCGCACGGCGGCCGGAGATGACCGATGACGGCCTGCATTTCTCGCCGCTCGCCGCGAAGCTATGGGTGCATGCGGCGAAAGAGCGCCTTCTTCGCGATGGGCTCGCCTGA
- the lysM gene encoding peptidoglycan-binding protein LysM, with product MGLFNFWNNSKSGDKIDKNAPSPQGATENAAAPAEELKKEIEKKGLDASKIEISVEGDKVKLGGKAESTSDAEKIVLAVGNTKGVSQVESNIVVGKQETESLFYKVRQGDTLWKIAETQYGQGKGGKYEEIFAANRPLLSDPDKIYPGQVLRIPKAQGAAGQA from the coding sequence ATGGGTCTCTTCAATTTTTGGAACAACTCGAAGAGCGGCGACAAGATCGACAAGAATGCGCCTTCGCCCCAGGGCGCGACCGAGAACGCCGCCGCGCCGGCCGAAGAGCTGAAGAAGGAGATAGAGAAGAAAGGCCTCGACGCCTCCAAGATCGAAATCTCGGTCGAGGGCGACAAGGTCAAGCTCGGCGGAAAGGCCGAGTCCACCAGCGACGCCGAGAAGATCGTGCTCGCTGTCGGCAACACCAAGGGCGTCTCGCAGGTCGAGAGCAATATCGTCGTCGGCAAGCAGGAGACCGAGTCGCTCTTCTACAAGGTGCGCCAGGGCGACACGCTGTGGAAGATCGCCGAGACGCAATATGGCCAGGGCAAGGGCGGAAAATACGAAGAGATCTTCGCCGCCAATCGGCCGTTGCTCTCCGATCCCGACAAGATCTATCCCGGCCAGGTGCTGCGTATTCCCAAGGCCCAAGGCGCCGCCGGCCAGGCCTGA
- a CDS encoding DUF3617 family protein, translated as MNLHTACRATLIAAILPLAASASADSLPQRRPGFWRIKTISPEVGLQSHDVCIEAGDGLLGAPQDNCTKPTVESAQGGEVIVTFSCDLHGAREVTSLLFTGDFSSWYRAQSKTTLTQKSGATRERSGFTIDAKFLQPECPKP; from the coding sequence TTGAATCTCCATACCGCGTGTCGCGCGACGCTCATCGCCGCCATATTGCCGCTCGCTGCGAGCGCGTCGGCGGATAGTCTCCCGCAGCGCCGGCCCGGTTTCTGGCGCATAAAGACCATATCGCCGGAAGTGGGATTGCAGTCGCATGACGTCTGCATCGAGGCGGGCGATGGCCTGCTCGGCGCTCCGCAAGACAATTGCACGAAGCCGACGGTCGAATCCGCGCAGGGCGGCGAGGTCATCGTCACCTTTTCATGCGATCTCCATGGCGCGCGCGAGGTGACGAGCCTTTTGTTCACCGGTGATTTCTCGAGCTGGTATCGCGCGCAATCGAAGACGACGCTCACGCAAAAGAGCGGCGCCACGCGCGAGCGCTCCGGCTTCACCATAGACGCGAAATTTCTGCAGCCCGAATGCCCGAAGCCGTGA
- a CDS encoding c-type cytochrome, translating into MNRATPMFLAFLACGSVAAPARAQSSDPAAGRRLAASLCVECHRIDEKTPAKDEAAKAPSFVDVARMPSTTELAIKVFLRSSHRNMPNLILTPDEIDSLSAYIVGLAPKR; encoded by the coding sequence ATGAATCGCGCGACGCCGATGTTCCTAGCCTTCCTCGCTTGCGGAAGCGTCGCGGCGCCGGCGCGCGCGCAATCGAGCGATCCTGCGGCCGGGCGGCGTCTCGCCGCCTCGCTCTGCGTCGAGTGTCATCGCATAGACGAGAAGACGCCGGCCAAGGACGAGGCCGCCAAGGCGCCGAGCTTCGTCGATGTGGCGCGCATGCCCTCGACGACGGAGTTGGCGATCAAGGTTTTTCTGCGCAGCTCGCATCGGAACATGCCCAATCTCATCCTCACGCCGGACGAGATCGACTCGCTCTCGGCCTATATCGTCGGCCTCGCGCCCAAACGTTGA
- the pyrE gene encoding orotate phosphoribosyltransferase, whose protein sequence is MSDTRAPSRPDAVLDSADPRWARLHRLIDTHSLLRGDFTLSSGRKSNYLFQLRQTTMLPEGAHLIADIVVDYMKAQGIKGVGGLAVGAVPMVAAIAAVSFPKGAPVEAFFVRKEAKGHGAKERIDGYVPEGGEALIVDDVATTGGSILEAIAGMVEEHPQARATRALVVIDREEGAAEKLAEKGITLVSIFKRADFTI, encoded by the coding sequence ATGAGCGACACGCGCGCGCCTTCCCGTCCCGACGCCGTTCTCGATTCCGCCGATCCGCGCTGGGCGCGGCTGCATCGGCTGATCGACACGCATTCGCTGCTGCGCGGCGATTTCACGCTTTCCTCGGGCCGCAAGAGCAATTATCTCTTCCAGCTGCGCCAGACGACCATGCTGCCGGAGGGCGCGCATCTCATCGCCGATATCGTCGTCGATTATATGAAGGCGCAGGGGATAAAGGGCGTCGGCGGGCTGGCCGTGGGCGCCGTGCCCATGGTGGCGGCCATCGCCGCGGTGAGCTTTCCCAAAGGCGCGCCGGTCGAGGCTTTCTTCGTGCGCAAGGAGGCCAAGGGCCATGGCGCCAAGGAGCGCATCGACGGCTATGTGCCCGAGGGCGGCGAGGCGCTGATCGTGGACGATGTGGCGACGACGGGCGGCTCTATATTGGAGGCCATCGCCGGCATGGTGGAGGAACACCCGCAGGCGCGGGCGACGCGCGCACTGGTCGTGATCGACCGTGAGGAAGGCGCGGCGGAAAAGCTCGCCGAGAAAGGAATCACGCTCGTGTCGATTTTCAAGCGCGCCGATTTCACCATATAG
- the recA gene encoding recombinase RecA, with the protein MSQANLRLVEGTSVDKTKALDAALSQIERAFGKGSIMRLGKNQKAVEIETISTGSLGLDIALGVGGMPRGRIVEIYGPESSGKTTLALHVIAEAQKKGGVCAFVDAEHALDPVYARKLGVNLEELLISQPDTGEQALEITDTLVRSGAVDVLIIDSVAALTPRAEIEGEMGEVQPGLQARLMSQALRKLTASISRSNTLVIFINQIRMKIGVMYGSPETTTGGNALKFYASVRLDIRRIGSIKDRDEVTGNQTRVKVVKNKVAPPFKQVEFDIMYGEGVSKVGELIDLGVKAGVVEKSGAWFSYDSQRLGQGRENAKTFLKQNKEAAERIEQAIRENSGLIAERILDAGGEGEGDGAED; encoded by the coding sequence GTGAGCCAAGCCAATCTCCGCCTCGTGGAAGGAACATCCGTGGACAAGACCAAGGCGCTGGACGCCGCTTTGTCGCAGATCGAGCGGGCCTTCGGCAAAGGCTCGATCATGCGGCTCGGCAAGAATCAGAAAGCCGTGGAGATCGAGACGATCTCCACCGGCTCGCTCGGGCTCGATATCGCGCTCGGCGTCGGCGGCATGCCGCGCGGCCGCATCGTGGAGATTTACGGTCCGGAATCCTCCGGCAAGACCACTCTGGCGCTGCATGTGATCGCCGAGGCGCAGAAGAAGGGCGGCGTCTGCGCCTTCGTCGACGCCGAGCATGCGCTGGATCCGGTCTACGCCCGCAAGCTCGGCGTCAATCTCGAGGAGCTGCTGATCTCTCAGCCGGACACGGGCGAGCAGGCGCTGGAGATCACCGACACACTGGTGCGCTCCGGCGCGGTGGACGTTCTCATCATCGATTCGGTCGCCGCGCTGACGCCGCGCGCGGAGATCGAGGGCGAGATGGGCGAGGTGCAGCCCGGCCTGCAGGCTCGCCTGATGAGCCAGGCGCTGCGCAAGCTCACCGCCTCCATCTCCCGCTCCAACACGCTCGTCATCTTCATCAATCAGATCCGCATGAAGATCGGCGTGATGTATGGCTCGCCGGAGACGACGACGGGCGGCAACGCCTTGAAGTTCTACGCCTCTGTGCGTCTCGACATTCGCCGCATCGGCTCCATCAAGGACCGCGACGAGGTCACTGGCAATCAGACCCGCGTGAAGGTGGTCAAGAACAAGGTGGCGCCGCCGTTCAAGCAGGTCGAGTTCGACATCATGTATGGCGAAGGCGTCTCCAAGGTGGGCGAGCTGATCGACCTCGGCGTGAAGGCCGGCGTCGTGGAGAAGTCGGGAGCCTGGTTCTCCTACGACAGCCAGCGGCTCGGCCAAGGCCGCGAGAACGCCAAGACCTTTCTCAAGCAGAACAAAGAGGCGGCCGAGCGGATCGAGCAGGCGATCCGCGAGAACTCCGGCCTCATCGCCGAGCGCATTCTCGACGCCGGCGGCGAGGGTGAGGGCGACGGCGCCGAGGACTGA